One window from the genome of Salisaeta longa DSM 21114 encodes:
- a CDS encoding L,D-transpeptidase, whose product MRSFRLYLVAWMVVGAGVLWAPAPAHAQGFYDQYKLEELLSTRAPSLNALPDVFYEYYVLDHPSGNSVLARNQFYRTLGDGSVELGTERAHLVELLNRKLLGNTALGDTLVVPTRFGLDFRAYSPFPRYYPGARSLNKLFIIHKRVQAFAAYEYGRLVRWGIVNTGKAGSTETPNGRFNFNWKEEYRVSSLSPPDEEWEMYWVFNFHNARGIHVHQYAMPTGGPASHGCVRLVDIDAKWIYDWAEPWNTTAGGVGYGSINGRLLDPGTMVLVLGDEPKGLPRPFIYKKRYPILDRVSLPNDPYSVPPGSEQQRMWDRIAGRE is encoded by the coding sequence ATGCGCTCTTTTCGATTGTACCTTGTTGCCTGGATGGTGGTGGGCGCCGGCGTGCTGTGGGCCCCTGCACCCGCCCACGCCCAGGGCTTTTACGATCAGTACAAGCTTGAGGAGCTGCTTAGCACGCGGGCCCCGAGCCTGAATGCGCTGCCCGACGTGTTCTACGAGTACTACGTGCTGGATCACCCCAGCGGCAACTCGGTGCTGGCGCGCAACCAGTTCTACCGGACGCTAGGCGACGGAAGCGTGGAGCTGGGCACCGAGCGCGCCCACCTGGTGGAGCTCCTGAACCGCAAGCTCCTCGGCAACACAGCGCTGGGCGATACGCTGGTGGTGCCCACGCGCTTCGGACTCGACTTCCGGGCGTACTCGCCCTTCCCGCGCTACTACCCCGGCGCCCGCTCGCTCAACAAGCTGTTCATCATTCACAAGCGCGTGCAGGCCTTCGCGGCCTACGAGTATGGCCGCCTCGTGCGCTGGGGCATCGTAAACACCGGCAAGGCCGGCAGCACCGAAACGCCCAACGGCCGGTTCAACTTCAACTGGAAAGAAGAATACCGCGTCTCGTCGCTCAGTCCGCCCGACGAGGAGTGGGAGATGTACTGGGTGTTCAATTTCCACAATGCCCGTGGCATCCACGTGCACCAGTACGCCATGCCCACCGGCGGCCCAGCCAGCCATGGCTGCGTGCGCCTCGTGGACATCGATGCGAAATGGATTTACGATTGGGCCGAGCCCTGGAATACCACCGCGGGCGGCGTGGGCTACGGATCGATCAACGGACGCCTGCTCGACCCCGGCACTATGGTGCTCGTGCTGGGCGACGAGCCGAAGGGCTTGCCGCGGCCGTTCATCTACAAGAAGCGATACCCCATTCTCGACCGCGTGTCGCTACCCAACGACCCGTACAGCGTGCCGCCGGGCTCTGAGCAGCAGCGCATGTGGGATCGCATCGCGGGCCGCGAGTAG
- a CDS encoding potassium channel family protein: MKRFVIVGIGNFGSSAAEALYSRGHDVIAVDTRESAVDQVASHVSRAAVGDGRKRDMLRQVGADASDAAVISTGDDITASILSTMALKDLGVEEIYVKVISHDHARVMSQLGVTETVFPERESAFNLANRISEQGILNYVRMSGDLSIQEMVVLDTWVGESLRALELRARFGISVIAVHDVERDVMDVPPDPDAPLKESDTLLLAGRPESLAQLADAVDEDAS; encoded by the coding sequence ATGAAGCGATTCGTTATTGTAGGGATCGGGAATTTTGGATCGAGTGCGGCGGAGGCGCTGTACAGCCGCGGGCACGACGTCATTGCGGTGGACACGCGCGAGAGCGCGGTCGACCAGGTGGCCTCGCACGTCTCGCGGGCGGCCGTGGGCGACGGGCGCAAGCGCGATATGCTGCGTCAGGTGGGCGCCGACGCCTCGGATGCGGCCGTGATTAGCACGGGCGACGACATCACCGCGAGCATCTTGTCTACCATGGCGCTTAAAGACCTGGGCGTGGAGGAGATTTACGTGAAGGTGATCTCGCACGATCACGCCCGCGTGATGAGCCAGTTGGGCGTTACGGAGACGGTTTTTCCGGAGCGCGAGTCGGCCTTCAACCTGGCGAACCGCATTTCTGAGCAGGGCATTCTCAACTACGTGCGCATGTCGGGCGACCTCAGCATTCAGGAGATGGTGGTGCTCGACACGTGGGTGGGCGAGTCGCTGCGCGCGCTAGAGCTGCGGGCGCGATTTGGCATCTCGGTGATTGCGGTGCACGACGTAGAGCGCGATGTAATGGACGTGCCGCCGGACCCCGACGCGCCGCTCAAGGAGTCCGACACGTTGCTGCTCGCCGGCCGGCCCGAGAGCCTTGCGCAGCTGGCCGACGCGGTGGACGAGGACGCGTCGTAG
- a CDS encoding TrkH family potassium uptake protein, which yields MATASTSNHASLLHRLSMWWRSVPPAQLFVGSFFLLIVLGTVGFKVLPGLYTGPELSWLNALFTSTSAVCVTGLIVVDTATFFTTWGQAYLLLLIQLGGLGIISFTSIIIVVLGRRLSLRHQALATGAAEITDDVHYADLAWAVMKFTLGTELLGAVLLYLSWGSALGWQGAVWPAVFHSISAFCNAGFSTFSTSLMNFQGNAPLLLVVMALIVMGGLGFLTLEELNVWYRKRQSKRFRLSTHSQIVLGTTAVLIVGGAVVITAFEWQHTLQGLSLVDRVVNGLFASVTTRTAGFNTIDYGAAHPSTNFFTILWMSIGGSPGSTAGGLKTTTAAILCLAAWARLRGYHYTHVSGRTIPPETVQRATSLFVLGFVVVTAGVFVLSFSELPSILAIAPQGTFLHHMFEAVSAFNTVGLSMGITSDLSITGRWTTILLMFIGRVGPLTVAAAMSIERRTQRDNFRYAYEDVIVG from the coding sequence ATGGCTACTGCCTCAACGTCCAACCACGCCTCGCTGCTGCACCGCCTGTCCATGTGGTGGCGCAGCGTGCCGCCGGCGCAGCTGTTTGTGGGCTCGTTCTTTCTGCTGATTGTGCTGGGAACGGTGGGCTTCAAGGTGCTGCCGGGACTATACACGGGCCCCGAGCTGTCGTGGCTCAACGCCTTGTTTACATCCACCAGTGCGGTGTGCGTCACGGGGCTCATTGTGGTCGACACGGCCACATTTTTTACGACGTGGGGCCAGGCGTACCTCTTGCTGCTTATCCAGCTCGGCGGGCTGGGCATCATCTCGTTCACGTCCATCATCATCGTAGTGCTGGGGCGCCGGTTGTCGTTGCGTCATCAGGCACTCGCCACCGGCGCGGCCGAAATTACCGACGATGTGCACTATGCGGATCTGGCCTGGGCCGTCATGAAGTTTACGCTTGGTACGGAGCTGTTAGGAGCTGTCCTGCTGTACCTCAGTTGGGGCTCTGCCCTAGGCTGGCAGGGGGCGGTGTGGCCGGCCGTCTTTCACTCGATCAGCGCGTTTTGCAACGCCGGGTTCTCCACCTTCTCCACCTCGCTGATGAACTTTCAAGGCAATGCGCCGCTCCTGCTGGTGGTGATGGCGCTCATTGTGATGGGCGGGTTGGGCTTTTTGACGTTAGAGGAGCTAAACGTGTGGTACCGCAAGCGGCAATCGAAACGCTTTCGCCTGTCTACGCACTCGCAGATTGTGCTGGGCACCACGGCGGTGCTCATTGTGGGCGGCGCGGTGGTTATCACGGCCTTCGAGTGGCAGCACACCCTGCAGGGGCTTTCCCTGGTCGATCGGGTCGTGAACGGTTTGTTTGCGAGCGTGACCACCCGCACGGCCGGCTTCAACACGATCGACTACGGCGCAGCGCACCCCAGCACGAATTTCTTCACGATCCTCTGGATGTCTATTGGCGGCTCGCCCGGCTCCACGGCCGGCGGACTCAAAACCACGACGGCGGCCATCTTGTGCCTGGCGGCATGGGCACGTCTGCGCGGCTATCACTACACGCACGTCTCGGGGCGCACCATTCCGCCCGAGACGGTACAGCGCGCCACCAGTCTGTTTGTGCTGGGCTTCGTGGTGGTTACGGCTGGTGTCTTTGTGCTATCGTTTAGTGAGCTGCCAAGCATTCTGGCCATTGCGCCGCAGGGCACCTTTTTGCACCATATGTTTGAAGCCGTCAGCGCGTTTAACACGGTGGGCCTGTCGATGGGCATCACGAGCGACCTTTCCATCACCGGCCGCTGGACAACCATCCTGCTTATGTTTATTGGCCGCGTGGGGCCGCTCACGGTGGCCGCGGCGATGTCTATTGAGCGGCGCACGCAGCGCGACAACTTCCGTTACGCATACGAAGATGTGATTGTGGGCTAA
- a CDS encoding PorV/PorQ family protein, translated as MRVTCGLILCCWLYGSVAAQSTTDLLGHARSSALGSATTALASDVGVHSNPAAWATRAARAVTFFARQAYGLAELRYGALQYLEPTGWGTLAGGLSTFGFSDYREVHVSAGYARGVSLGTSRTLFAGATARYYHTAIAGYGSAGALAFNAGLLFRPRPALAVAAHATNLHGAALGGHTLPQTLALGAAYAATERVTVVADVFKQIRYPLAVRGGVEVHPVDVLALRAGITTAPTRFTSGVGLRLGRLAADLAVTQHLVLGWTPAASLSIHW; from the coding sequence ATGCGCGTTACCTGCGGGCTTATTCTCTGCTGCTGGCTGTACGGCAGCGTAGCGGCGCAATCGACTACCGACCTGCTGGGGCATGCCCGGTCGAGCGCCTTGGGATCGGCCACCACCGCGCTCGCTAGCGACGTGGGCGTGCACTCGAACCCGGCCGCCTGGGCCACGCGGGCGGCGCGGGCCGTCACCTTCTTTGCGCGCCAGGCCTACGGGCTCGCGGAGCTTCGCTACGGGGCGCTTCAGTACCTGGAGCCCACCGGCTGGGGCACGCTGGCCGGCGGCCTGAGCACGTTTGGGTTTTCGGACTACCGCGAGGTGCACGTGAGCGCGGGCTACGCGCGGGGCGTGTCGTTGGGCACCAGCCGCACCCTCTTTGCAGGCGCTACTGCTCGGTACTATCACACAGCCATTGCCGGCTATGGCAGCGCCGGGGCCCTCGCGTTTAACGCGGGCTTGCTGTTTCGGCCGCGGCCCGCCCTTGCGGTGGCCGCGCATGCCACGAACCTGCACGGCGCCGCACTCGGCGGACACACGCTGCCCCAAACGCTGGCGCTGGGCGCTGCCTACGCCGCCACCGAACGCGTAACGGTTGTGGCCGATGTCTTCAAGCAAATCCGCTACCCGCTGGCCGTGCGCGGCGGGGTGGAGGTGCACCCGGTTGACGTGCTGGCGCTGCGCGCGGGCATCACCACGGCACCTACGCGCTTTACGAGTGGCGTGGGCCTTCGGCTGGGGCGCCTCGCCGCCGACCTGGCCGTCACGCAGCACCTTGTGCTGGGCTGGACGCCCGCAGCTTCCCTCAGCATCCACTGGTAA
- a CDS encoding ComEA family DNA-binding protein: MRYATLALLVLLAAPCAAQPADTTDVPARTLDAAAGTLAEQTSETPTQLAERLMMLAAHPRDVNQATAAALSAIPALTPALAQRIVNNRRRYGPFPALDSLLRVPGLTPRVLYRARPYLRAARDASPTTASLAWPAWRTLVGPVEGTVMQRYSRRLDLGRGYRPDSTRRTFRGGPARLLTRLRLQVGSHLSARLTLDKDPGEAFGWNPATRTYGYDHAGAALALRNWGRLRTLIVGDYTAAFGQGVALWRGMAFGKGRAPVEPLLRQGDGLSASGSTAENRFLRGLAATVALSPTLSLSGWASRRTLDASLDAPDTTATAVATSLPIGGLHRTTSELARKDALRETLWGGAITWNPAWGQVGAAGYHTRFGASLGGADQPYERFDFQGDRATMLTTFGHATWGSYTVLGEIARSPRGHWGGIAGAAVSIPRRLDALVMARHYPRRFTSLHGYAFGERNGATQNETGVYLGLRVPLTPRWTLAAAVDQFRFPWLRFAVPRPTSGYDARLVLTHEPFQWLTHYVQLRHERKGVGTDVPAPQGLLDGVTPRIRQSVRWHARYAFSETLELRTRLEGKRVHEQGHTQYGLLLYQDVTWQATPWLRLDARVAAFDTDDYASRIFAYERDLLYAFSVPAFFGEGHRTYLLVRARPWSDLTIEAKYGVTRYRNVRSIGSGLNETPGQRLRSVGLQVRWTFGPS; this comes from the coding sequence ATGCGCTACGCGACCCTCGCGCTTCTCGTCTTGCTTGCTGCCCCCTGTGCGGCCCAGCCGGCCGATACGACCGACGTTCCTGCCCGCACCCTCGACGCGGCCGCCGGGACGTTGGCCGAACAGACCAGCGAGACCCCCACACAGCTGGCCGAACGCCTGATGATGCTCGCCGCCCATCCGCGCGACGTCAACCAGGCGACCGCCGCCGCGCTCAGTGCCATTCCGGCGCTCACGCCGGCCCTGGCCCAGCGCATCGTAAACAACCGCCGGCGCTACGGCCCCTTTCCGGCCCTTGACAGCCTGCTGCGCGTGCCCGGCCTAACGCCCCGGGTGCTGTACCGGGCGCGTCCGTACCTTCGCGCCGCACGAGACGCGTCCCCAACGACCGCGTCGCTTGCCTGGCCGGCGTGGCGCACCCTTGTGGGCCCCGTAGAGGGGACGGTCATGCAGCGCTACAGCCGCCGCCTCGACCTGGGCCGCGGCTACCGCCCCGACTCGACGCGCCGTACGTTTCGGGGCGGTCCCGCGCGGCTGCTCACGCGCCTCCGTCTGCAGGTCGGTTCGCACCTGAGCGCGCGCCTTACGCTCGACAAGGATCCCGGCGAGGCGTTTGGCTGGAACCCGGCGACGCGCACGTACGGCTACGATCATGCGGGCGCCGCCCTGGCCCTGCGCAATTGGGGCCGCCTGCGCACCCTCATTGTGGGCGACTACACGGCCGCCTTCGGGCAAGGTGTGGCGCTGTGGCGCGGCATGGCGTTCGGAAAGGGGCGGGCGCCGGTGGAGCCGCTCCTGCGGCAGGGCGACGGCCTCTCGGCCTCCGGCTCAACCGCCGAGAATCGCTTCCTTCGGGGCCTCGCCGCCACCGTAGCGCTTTCGCCAACCCTCTCCCTTTCTGGATGGGCCTCGCGGCGCACGCTCGATGCATCGCTCGATGCCCCCGACACCACCGCAACCGCCGTCGCTACCAGCCTGCCCATTGGCGGCCTGCACCGCACGACCAGCGAGCTCGCCCGCAAAGACGCGCTCCGCGAGACCCTGTGGGGCGGGGCCATCACCTGGAACCCGGCGTGGGGACAGGTGGGGGCGGCGGGATACCACACGCGGTTTGGTGCCTCTCTGGGCGGCGCCGATCAACCGTATGAGCGCTTCGACTTTCAGGGCGACCGCGCCACGATGCTCACGACCTTCGGGCATGCCACCTGGGGCTCCTACACCGTGCTCGGAGAAATCGCCCGCAGCCCGCGCGGCCATTGGGGCGGCATTGCCGGCGCGGCGGTATCCATCCCCCGCCGCCTCGATGCCCTCGTGATGGCACGTCACTATCCACGTCGCTTTACGAGCCTCCACGGCTACGCCTTTGGCGAGCGCAACGGCGCCACCCAAAACGAAACCGGCGTATACCTGGGCCTCCGCGTGCCGCTCACGCCGCGCTGGACCCTTGCCGCAGCGGTCGATCAGTTTCGCTTTCCGTGGCTGCGGTTTGCTGTGCCCCGTCCCACGAGCGGCTACGACGCCCGCCTGGTCCTCACGCACGAACCCTTCCAATGGCTTACGCACTACGTGCAGCTGCGCCACGAGCGCAAAGGCGTGGGCACCGACGTGCCCGCCCCGCAGGGCCTCTTGGATGGCGTAACGCCGCGCATTCGGCAATCGGTGCGGTGGCACGCGCGCTACGCCTTTAGCGAAACGCTGGAGCTGCGCACACGCCTTGAAGGCAAGCGCGTGCACGAACAAGGGCACACGCAATACGGGCTGCTGCTCTATCAGGATGTGACGTGGCAGGCCACCCCGTGGCTTCGCCTCGACGCCCGCGTGGCCGCCTTCGACACCGATGACTACGCCAGCCGCATCTTTGCCTACGAGCGCGATCTGCTCTACGCCTTTTCGGTGCCCGCCTTTTTTGGAGAGGGCCACCGGACGTATCTGCTCGTCCGCGCGCGCCCATGGTCGGACCTCACCATCGAGGCCAAGTATGGCGTCACGCGCTACCGCAACGTGCGCAGCATCGGCTCGGGCCTCAACGAAACGCCGGGGCAGCGCCTGCGCAGCGTAGGCCTACAGGTGCGTTGGACGTTTGGCCCCTCGTAG
- a CDS encoding anti-sigma factor family protein: MTQPDDFASFGASDDDDASYEWLDEWLCEYVDGTMPPAQRRIFEQYVDADPQLKAHIEDLKATRQLLQRCRCTKAASQRAQARICRTVECELLRSGQSSHEFLSAHPAWTAGVASSVALALVLGVFVGLIGLPDHPRAARPEATLVAPVAPTAPAWTPAPRNAASGLQPLRTARRPMPRRTPAVHTVRSYDSTRTLLLTPARP, from the coding sequence ATGACCCAACCCGATGATTTCGCCAGCTTCGGCGCGTCGGATGACGACGACGCATCGTATGAATGGCTGGATGAGTGGCTCTGTGAGTACGTAGACGGCACTATGCCACCGGCGCAGCGCCGCATCTTTGAGCAATACGTTGACGCTGATCCGCAGCTGAAGGCGCACATTGAGGACTTGAAGGCAACCCGCCAGCTCCTGCAGCGGTGCCGCTGCACCAAGGCCGCCTCGCAGCGCGCGCAGGCCCGCATCTGCCGCACGGTAGAGTGCGAGCTGTTGCGTTCCGGGCAGTCGTCGCACGAGTTTTTGTCGGCCCACCCGGCCTGGACCGCCGGCGTGGCCTCCTCGGTAGCCCTTGCATTGGTGCTGGGCGTGTTTGTGGGGCTCATTGGCCTCCCGGACCATCCGCGGGCGGCGCGTCCGGAAGCCACACTGGTTGCACCCGTGGCTCCCACCGCCCCCGCCTGGACGCCCGCGCCGCGCAACGCCGCGTCGGGCCTACAGCCGCTACGCACGGCCCGCCGCCCCATGCCGCGCCGCACGCCTGCGGTTCATACCGTTCGCTCGTACGACTCGACGCGCACCCTGCTGCTCACGCCGGCGCGCCCGTAG
- a CDS encoding PAS domain S-box protein, translating into MEAEASDIAGGLGQGAPLERLVRLTHHAARAEGAFVAVRYEGQYHVLAATGRAPTEAWAADDPWMRALEATPEAPVVRTASAVWDAAPTVRCLVGQRAEHQYVLAVTYAAEPTAEAIEAAQHAIRDGAVLLDALDEAPARYRLLFEKNPLPMWVYDRDTLRFLAVNDAAVETYGYSRADFREMTLYDLRPSDERARLDANLAEERPARERSGPWRHRTRDGTMRYVDIVSHTLTFKSRPAVLVSVHDVTAQHQAHRALQEREEYLEVTLQSIGDAVITTDAEGHVRRMNPQAEALTGWTADEAKGQPLTTVFHIINDETRTRAANPVAEVIASGHTVSLANGTILIARDGTEHRIADSAAPIAATGEPLRGVVLVFRDVTSDYAQEEALRQSRALLEEAQAIAHTGSFRLDLQARTITLSREGGRLFQMPPNTPHPLAQFSERIHPEDLDTVRTLLASLEGGEESYDITYRIVQPEGSVRWVRSRGRMLENVQGQPATIVGIATDVTERRAREAAAQRFGRLLEASINEIYFFRADTYTFVDVSRGALENLGYTLDELRSMTPADMTPFDRDGLDALFQPLREGTAEQVAIETRHIRRDGSSYPVDIRLQLSEKEDPPLFVAIGLDATERLEAQAQQMHALHRIQTLHSIGRAVLSAASIEAIAEAALQRLTHLVSHVRSSVVTYDAARDVATIRAVRGHEAPQLASGAQPSLASFRGARALQRDTVRYVRDLEAADRTAAEDRLLAAGLRSYIQAPLLVEDNVIGSLNIAAQRPDAFSAVDRTVTLEVADMLALAIKQARYEKQLIRAKETAETMNRLKTTFLANMSHEIRTPLTSIIGFSEVIGDDPSAAATYAPVIHRSGRRLLRTLNSVLDFAQLEAGAFTHAPVALNVTALAEQVLDDFRPDARHKNLTLSLVAEGPVEARLDERALERVLVNLIANAIKFTPEGSVTVSVTTPDDAHVSIAVRDTGVGIDPSFLPDVFNEFQQESSGNTRQFEGSGLGLTITKRLVELMGGTIAVESTKGQGATFTVTLPT; encoded by the coding sequence ATGGAAGCGGAAGCCTCCGACATTGCAGGCGGATTGGGGCAGGGGGCGCCCTTGGAGCGCCTTGTGCGCCTCACGCACCACGCGGCCCGCGCCGAAGGGGCGTTTGTGGCGGTGCGGTACGAGGGGCAGTACCACGTGCTGGCCGCAACGGGGCGCGCGCCTACCGAGGCGTGGGCTGCCGACGATCCGTGGATGCGTGCGCTAGAAGCGACACCGGAGGCGCCGGTGGTGCGCACGGCATCTGCGGTGTGGGATGCTGCGCCAACGGTGCGTTGCCTTGTGGGCCAGCGGGCCGAGCATCAGTACGTGCTTGCGGTAACCTACGCGGCCGAGCCCACGGCGGAAGCGATCGAGGCCGCGCAGCACGCCATCCGCGACGGTGCTGTGCTGCTCGACGCGCTCGACGAGGCGCCGGCGCGCTACCGGCTGCTCTTCGAGAAAAATCCGCTGCCGATGTGGGTGTACGATCGCGATACGCTGCGCTTCTTGGCCGTAAATGACGCGGCGGTTGAAACGTACGGGTATAGCCGCGCGGACTTTCGGGAGATGACGCTCTACGACCTGCGGCCGTCCGATGAACGGGCGCGCCTCGATGCGAACCTCGCGGAGGAACGCCCGGCGCGCGAGCGGAGCGGGCCGTGGCGGCACCGCACGCGCGACGGCACCATGCGCTATGTCGATATCGTCTCGCATACCCTCACCTTCAAAAGCCGCCCGGCGGTGCTGGTGTCCGTTCACGATGTCACGGCCCAGCACCAGGCCCACCGGGCCTTGCAGGAGCGCGAAGAGTACCTGGAGGTTACGCTTCAATCCATTGGCGACGCCGTCATTACCACCGACGCCGAGGGGCACGTGCGGCGCATGAACCCGCAGGCTGAGGCCCTCACGGGGTGGACGGCCGACGAAGCGAAAGGGCAGCCCCTCACCACCGTCTTCCATATCATCAACGACGAGACGCGCACGCGGGCAGCCAATCCGGTGGCAGAGGTAATTGCGAGCGGCCACACCGTGAGCCTAGCCAACGGCACCATCCTGATTGCGCGGGACGGAACCGAGCATCGCATTGCCGATAGCGCTGCGCCCATTGCGGCTACGGGCGAGCCGCTGCGGGGCGTGGTGCTCGTCTTTCGTGATGTAACGAGCGACTACGCGCAGGAGGAGGCCCTGCGTCAGAGCCGCGCGCTATTGGAAGAGGCCCAAGCCATTGCGCATACCGGCAGCTTTCGACTCGACCTGCAGGCCCGCACCATCACCCTCTCACGCGAGGGCGGCCGCCTCTTTCAGATGCCGCCCAACACCCCACATCCGCTTGCCCAATTTAGCGAGCGCATCCACCCCGAGGACCTGGATACCGTACGTACGCTACTGGCCTCGCTGGAGGGCGGCGAGGAAAGCTACGACATCACCTACCGCATTGTGCAGCCCGAGGGCAGTGTCCGCTGGGTGCGATCGCGGGGGCGTATGTTGGAAAATGTACAGGGGCAGCCCGCAACCATTGTTGGCATTGCCACGGATGTGACCGAGCGGCGGGCGCGCGAAGCCGCAGCGCAACGCTTTGGCCGCTTGCTCGAAGCCTCCATCAACGAGATTTACTTCTTTCGTGCCGACACCTACACCTTTGTTGATGTCAGCCGCGGCGCGCTTGAAAACCTGGGGTACACGCTCGACGAGCTGCGCTCGATGACCCCGGCCGACATGACGCCGTTCGACCGGGACGGCCTCGATGCGCTCTTTCAGCCCTTGCGCGAGGGCACCGCGGAGCAGGTAGCCATTGAAACGCGGCACATTCGCCGCGACGGCAGCAGCTATCCCGTCGATATTCGCCTGCAACTTTCCGAAAAGGAAGATCCGCCCCTGTTTGTGGCCATCGGACTGGATGCCACCGAGCGGCTGGAGGCGCAAGCACAGCAGATGCACGCCCTGCACCGCATCCAAACGCTGCACAGCATTGGCCGGGCCGTGCTCTCGGCCGCGTCGATTGAGGCCATTGCCGAGGCGGCCTTGCAGCGCCTCACGCACCTGGTGTCGCACGTGCGCTCTAGCGTGGTAACGTACGACGCCGCGCGCGATGTGGCCACCATCCGCGCCGTGCGTGGGCATGAGGCCCCGCAGCTTGCATCCGGCGCGCAACCGTCGCTCGCTTCGTTCCGCGGCGCCCGGGCACTCCAGCGCGACACCGTGCGCTACGTGCGCGACCTGGAGGCCGCCGACCGAACCGCTGCCGAAGACCGCCTGCTGGCGGCCGGGCTACGGTCGTACATTCAGGCCCCGTTGCTTGTGGAAGACAACGTCATCGGGTCGCTCAACATCGCAGCCCAACGCCCCGATGCGTTCAGCGCCGTGGATCGTACCGTGACGCTTGAGGTGGCCGACATGCTTGCGCTGGCCATCAAACAGGCGCGCTACGAGAAACAGCTGATTCGTGCAAAGGAAACCGCCGAAACGATGAATCGGCTCAAGACAACCTTTTTGGCCAACATGAGCCACGAAATCCGCACCCCGCTCACCTCCATCATTGGCTTCTCGGAAGTCATCGGCGACGACCCGTCGGCCGCGGCGACCTACGCCCCGGTCATTCACCGCAGCGGCCGGCGCCTGTTGCGCACGCTCAACTCGGTGCTCGACTTCGCGCAGCTTGAAGCGGGCGCCTTCACGCACGCGCCGGTCGCGCTCAACGTAACAGCGCTGGCCGAGCAGGTGCTCGACGACTTCCGCCCCGATGCGCGCCACAAAAACCTGACGCTTTCCCTGGTTGCCGAGGGGCCCGTAGAAGCGCGGCTCGACGAGCGAGCGCTGGAGCGCGTGCTTGTCAACCTGATTGCCAATGCCATCAAGTTTACGCCCGAAGGAAGCGTCACCGTTTCGGTAACGACCCCCGACGACGCGCACGTTTCCATCGCGGTACGCGACACGGGCGTGGGCATCGATCCGTCGTTCCTGCCCGACGTATTCAACGAGTTTCAGCAGGAGTCGAGCGGCAACACGCGGCAGTTTGAGGGCAGCGGGCTGGGGCTCACCATCACCAAGCGGCTCGTGGAGCTGATGGGCGGCACCATTGCGGTGGAAAGCACGAAAGGCCAAGGGGCGACGTTCACGGTTACGCTGCCCACGTAG
- a CDS encoding NuoI/complex I 23 kDa subunit family protein: MPGTPSNTRKENERELNFWEKLYVPELFKGLGFSLNKIANEESYTVEYPEEQWYPPDSYRGRPVLVEEEGRPRCVSCNLCARACPPMAISMQSREVDNVKEREPEWFEINMLRCIYCGFCEEVCPEEAIVMSKEYDLTFQSRDEAIFGLERLLQPKEQLQDRLEYLDQYKNQQFGEEWSFQKDNNLHSVKDQHFLDWLADEGMDELETTHLRDDRSATSGEQSWGSGQDLQGPPASEHAPA; this comes from the coding sequence ATGCCTGGTACGCCCAGCAACACGCGAAAAGAAAACGAGCGCGAACTAAATTTCTGGGAGAAGCTCTACGTCCCGGAATTGTTCAAAGGCTTGGGCTTCTCGCTAAACAAAATTGCCAACGAAGAGAGCTACACGGTCGAATACCCCGAGGAGCAGTGGTATCCGCCGGACAGCTACCGGGGGCGCCCGGTGCTCGTGGAAGAAGAGGGGCGGCCGCGCTGCGTGTCGTGCAACCTCTGCGCCCGCGCCTGCCCGCCCATGGCCATCTCGATGCAGAGCCGCGAAGTGGACAACGTGAAGGAGCGCGAGCCGGAGTGGTTCGAGATCAACATGCTCCGCTGCATCTACTGCGGCTTCTGCGAGGAAGTGTGCCCCGAGGAGGCCATCGTCATGTCGAAGGAATACGACCTGACGTTCCAGAGCCGCGACGAGGCCATCTTTGGCTTAGAGCGCCTCTTGCAGCCCAAAGAGCAATTGCAAGACCGGCTGGAGTACCTCGACCAGTACAAGAACCAGCAGTTTGGCGAGGAGTGGTCGTTCCAAAAAGACAACAACCTGCACAGCGTAAAGGACCAGCACTTCCTGGATTGGCTGGCCGACGAGGGCATGGACGAGCTCGAAACGACGCACCTGCGCGACGACCGGTCGGCCACCAGTGGCGAGCAGTCGTGGGGCAGCGGCCAAGACCTGCAAGGGCCTCCGGCCTCCGAGCACGCCCCGGCCTAG